From one Burkholderia pyrrocinia genomic stretch:
- a CDS encoding EAL domain-containing protein, with product MNAVEARLEANREANRDEIDLVFGAPDDHPDLASVRSFVESRLGFAHEPVCRSDLSGGVLYEECLARLRWGERDVLPPLAFLPRLEALGLMRWFDRLVVSRMIDALRADPGAVYGCNVVAASAVVDDAWLAIFRRLEHEPSVAARLVVEITETAPLNPVAGRSFVNRFRQAGCRIAIDDFGVGFSALNNLVVGNPDIVKLDRSILSMIKRNAIGRYQFRRLIAFAHEGARHVVVEGVESEIDRQIIVDAGVAWAQGIRFSWRSPAAA from the coding sequence ATGAATGCGGTCGAAGCTCGCCTGGAGGCGAATCGGGAAGCGAATCGTGACGAAATCGATCTCGTGTTCGGCGCGCCCGACGATCATCCCGACCTCGCGTCGGTACGCAGTTTCGTGGAAAGCCGGCTCGGGTTCGCGCACGAGCCGGTGTGCCGTTCCGACCTGTCGGGCGGCGTGCTGTACGAGGAATGCCTGGCGCGGTTGCGCTGGGGCGAGCGTGACGTGCTGCCGCCGCTTGCGTTCCTGCCGCGCCTCGAGGCGCTCGGGCTGATGCGCTGGTTCGACCGGCTCGTCGTGAGCCGGATGATCGACGCGCTGCGCGCCGATCCGGGCGCCGTCTACGGTTGCAACGTCGTGGCGGCGAGCGCGGTCGTCGACGATGCGTGGCTGGCGATTTTCAGGCGGCTCGAGCACGAGCCGTCGGTCGCGGCGCGGCTGGTGGTCGAGATCACGGAGACGGCGCCGCTGAATCCCGTCGCGGGCCGGTCGTTCGTGAACCGCTTCCGGCAGGCCGGATGCCGGATCGCGATCGACGATTTCGGCGTCGGCTTCAGCGCGTTGAACAATCTGGTGGTCGGCAATCCCGACATCGTGAAGCTCGACCGGTCGATCCTGTCGATGATCAAGCGCAACGCGATCGGGCGCTACCAGTTCCGCAGGCTGATCGCGTTCGCGCATGAAGGGGCGCGGCACGTCGTCGTCGAAGGCGTGGAGAGCGAGATCGACCGGCAGATCATCGTGGATGCCGGCGTCGCATGGGCGCAGGGCATCCGCTTTTCATGGCGGTCGCCGGCCGCCGCGTGA
- a CDS encoding DUF2827 family protein yields MKLNVAITMNVQRDATQSIWYNGANQHCVYLYMLLKQSPLIGEVWLTHDNGVTEYPQALMMDAFGDALRPLSAVVHQTDLLIEMNAFIDPTHTDVVRQRGGKCVSYRFGNDYVIAVETINFEKNDWRPNPHRVQFDEIWTNPQHMHTCAAYFQAVYRAPVIELPHIWSPYFIERSLDADPELKARFGYRNHGPAKRIAFFEPNLNVVKSSIVPMLAANACYVEHPELVEHVYMTNTFDKKENVAFKHLALGLEMVRDGKATADVRAPFVAWAAHHTDIVVSHHWENGLNYLLYDALYGNYPLVHNSPFLRDVGYYYPDFEIFDAARAIATAAQTHDARLDDYAAAARRCLHQVDTLAEHNVRAYSAQIQQLFAGRALG; encoded by the coding sequence ATGAAACTCAATGTCGCGATAACGATGAACGTGCAGCGCGACGCGACGCAGTCGATCTGGTACAACGGCGCGAACCAGCACTGCGTGTACCTGTACATGCTGCTGAAGCAGTCGCCGCTGATCGGCGAGGTCTGGCTCACGCACGACAACGGCGTCACCGAGTACCCGCAGGCGCTGATGATGGACGCGTTCGGCGACGCGCTGCGGCCGCTGTCGGCCGTCGTCCACCAGACCGACCTGCTGATCGAGATGAACGCGTTCATCGACCCGACGCACACGGACGTCGTGCGCCAGCGCGGCGGCAAGTGCGTGTCGTACCGCTTCGGCAACGACTACGTGATCGCGGTCGAGACGATCAACTTCGAGAAGAACGACTGGCGGCCGAACCCGCACCGCGTGCAGTTCGACGAGATCTGGACCAACCCGCAGCACATGCACACGTGCGCGGCGTATTTCCAGGCCGTGTATCGCGCGCCGGTGATCGAGCTGCCGCACATCTGGTCGCCGTATTTCATCGAGCGCAGCCTCGATGCGGACCCCGAACTGAAGGCCCGTTTCGGCTACCGGAACCACGGCCCCGCGAAGCGCATCGCGTTCTTCGAACCGAACCTGAACGTCGTGAAGAGTTCGATCGTGCCGATGCTCGCCGCGAACGCGTGCTACGTCGAGCATCCGGAGCTCGTCGAGCACGTGTACATGACCAACACGTTCGACAAGAAGGAAAACGTCGCCTTCAAGCATCTCGCGCTCGGGCTCGAGATGGTGCGCGACGGCAAGGCGACGGCCGACGTGCGCGCGCCGTTCGTCGCGTGGGCCGCGCATCACACCGACATCGTCGTGTCGCACCACTGGGAAAACGGCCTCAATTACCTGCTGTACGACGCGCTGTACGGCAACTACCCGCTCGTGCACAACTCGCCGTTCCTGCGCGACGTCGGTTACTACTACCCGGACTTCGAGATCTTCGACGCGGCACGCGCGATCGCGACCGCCGCGCAGACGCACGACGCGCGGCTCGACGACTACGCGGCGGCCGCCCGCCGCTGCCTGCACCAGGTCGACACGCTCGCCGAACACAACGTCCGCGCGTATTCCGCGCAGATCCAGCAGCTGTTCGCCGGCCGCGCGCTCGGCTGA
- a CDS encoding DUF4019 domain-containing protein — MNARLTFARAKWLIGCAVASIAIGAHAQSAGESADTLLRDSDAVFKQLDAGQYRAVWSDAAAFVKARIKQDQFAADMQRARQSVGAVSHRGWAQVTRIRYTNASATPDGLYANVDYATTLTSGATVFEKLSFRLDDDGRWHLTGYVPRQSQGTVQ, encoded by the coding sequence ATGAACGCACGCCTGACCTTCGCCCGCGCCAAATGGCTGATCGGCTGCGCCGTCGCATCGATCGCGATCGGCGCGCACGCGCAATCCGCCGGCGAATCGGCCGACACGCTGCTGCGCGACTCGGACGCCGTGTTCAAGCAGCTCGACGCCGGCCAGTACCGCGCGGTGTGGAGCGATGCCGCCGCGTTCGTGAAGGCGCGCATCAAGCAGGACCAGTTCGCGGCGGACATGCAGCGGGCCCGCCAGTCCGTCGGTGCGGTCAGCCATCGCGGCTGGGCACAAGTGACGCGCATCCGCTATACGAATGCATCGGCGACGCCCGACGGGCTCTACGCGAACGTCGACTATGCAACCACGTTGACGAGCGGCGCGACCGTGTTCGAGAAGCTGAGCTTCCGCCTCGACGACGACGGCCGCTGGCACCTGACGGGCTACGTGCCGCGCCAGTCGCAAGGCACCGTACAGTAA
- a CDS encoding DUF2827 domain-containing protein, with translation MSDSNARQAPGEGKRLVVGVSLFVRGAGQSLWENGIFQNCLLLILLLRQSPLVAEAVMVNGGEQVADPQMMLGEWDVPLLSMDEALQRCDVLIEMSAQFGADYLRAFRERGGKVVTMRVGNDYVIDIERAMFDKPSGFLFSGAPYDAVWTIPEFERSCLHYYQTGLRAPVTIVPHIWHPMLFDKARATLGAGLSFGYQPGKPRWRVTMFEPNICMVKTSIIPMLVTEEAYRANPQFLEFVRVCNTIHIKEHATFVHFAKSLDIVNHGITTFESRYAVYEFMAAYGDAVVSHTWENAQNYLYYELLYGDYPLIHNSPFLGKAGYFYPDFDCQAGGQALLHAFAEHDANLDEYREQSKHVLSSVSIYNPENVAAYTDAIATLYRDA, from the coding sequence ATGTCGGACTCCAATGCCCGTCAAGCGCCCGGCGAGGGCAAGCGTCTCGTCGTCGGCGTATCGCTGTTCGTGCGTGGCGCCGGCCAGTCGCTGTGGGAAAACGGCATCTTCCAGAACTGCCTGCTGCTGATCCTGCTGCTGCGCCAGTCGCCGCTCGTCGCGGAAGCCGTGATGGTGAACGGCGGCGAACAGGTCGCCGATCCGCAGATGATGCTCGGCGAATGGGACGTGCCGCTGCTGTCGATGGACGAAGCACTGCAACGCTGCGACGTGCTGATCGAAATGAGCGCGCAGTTCGGCGCGGACTACCTGCGCGCGTTCCGCGAGCGCGGCGGCAAGGTCGTCACGATGCGGGTCGGCAACGACTACGTGATCGACATCGAACGCGCGATGTTCGACAAGCCGTCGGGCTTCCTGTTCTCGGGCGCGCCGTACGACGCGGTGTGGACGATTCCCGAATTCGAGCGCTCGTGCCTGCACTATTACCAGACCGGCCTGCGTGCGCCCGTCACGATCGTCCCGCACATCTGGCACCCGATGCTGTTCGACAAGGCGCGCGCGACGCTCGGCGCCGGTTTGTCGTTCGGTTATCAGCCCGGCAAGCCGCGCTGGCGCGTGACGATGTTCGAGCCGAACATCTGCATGGTGAAGACGAGCATCATCCCGATGCTGGTCACGGAAGAGGCATACCGTGCCAACCCGCAATTCCTTGAATTCGTGCGCGTGTGCAACACGATCCACATCAAGGAGCACGCCACCTTCGTCCACTTCGCGAAGAGCCTCGACATCGTGAACCACGGGATCACGACGTTCGAAAGCCGTTATGCGGTGTACGAGTTCATGGCCGCGTACGGCGATGCGGTGGTGTCGCACACGTGGGAAAACGCGCAGAACTACCTGTATTACGAGCTGCTGTACGGCGACTATCCGCTGATCCACAACTCGCCGTTCCTCGGCAAGGCCGGGTATTTCTATCCGGACTTCGACTGCCAGGCCGGCGGCCAAGCGCTGCTGCATGCATTCGCCGAGCACGACGCGAATCTCGACGAATACCGCGAACAATCGAAGCACGTGCTGTCCTCGGTCAGCATCTATAACCCCGAGAACGTCGCCGCCTATACGGACGCGATCGCCACCCTCTATCGCGACGCGTGA
- a CDS encoding DUF2827 domain-containing protein, whose product MTDINEAAAGGTRKQRPAVGISLFARDGQAIWENGIHQNIAFLAMMLKRSDRVGPVYFLNGGDANALPAGLELDGLDIPLVKPADVTHELDVVIEMGAQLPVEWLRHMKALGKKIAAFFCGHVYAGLCETPIFGKPSGHIFNGAPFDEVWLLPQYDKTAAPMLQTILRAPVHLMPHIWSPYFLDRRVAALAAEGATFGYRPGSRPWHLAMLEPNISVAKSCHYPMLACDEFYRARPDAVQHMFVVNSMHMKEHPTFVHFANSLDLVRQHKATFEPRIDLPGFMARHADAVVSHHWENAQNYLYYDVLHGGYPLIHNSTLLGDAGYYYPDFDSAAGGRALLDAWLHHDERLDDYRAKTGRLLQSVSIDNPANLDAFVSRLVA is encoded by the coding sequence GTGACGGACATCAATGAAGCCGCCGCGGGCGGCACCCGCAAGCAACGGCCGGCCGTCGGCATCTCGCTGTTTGCGCGGGACGGCCAGGCGATCTGGGAAAACGGCATACACCAGAACATCGCGTTCCTCGCGATGATGCTCAAGCGCTCGGATCGCGTCGGCCCCGTCTATTTCCTGAACGGCGGCGACGCCAACGCCCTGCCGGCCGGCCTCGAACTCGACGGCCTCGACATCCCGCTCGTAAAGCCCGCCGACGTCACGCACGAACTCGACGTCGTGATCGAAATGGGCGCGCAGCTTCCGGTCGAATGGCTCAGGCACATGAAGGCGCTCGGCAAGAAAATCGCCGCGTTCTTCTGCGGGCACGTGTATGCCGGCTTGTGCGAAACCCCGATCTTCGGCAAACCGTCGGGGCACATCTTCAACGGCGCGCCGTTCGACGAAGTGTGGCTGCTGCCGCAGTACGACAAGACCGCGGCGCCGATGCTGCAGACCATCCTGCGCGCGCCCGTCCATCTGATGCCGCATATCTGGTCGCCGTACTTCCTCGATCGCCGCGTCGCCGCGCTCGCCGCCGAAGGCGCGACGTTCGGCTATCGGCCCGGCAGCCGCCCGTGGCACCTGGCGATGCTCGAACCGAACATCTCGGTCGCCAAGTCCTGCCACTACCCGATGCTCGCGTGCGACGAGTTCTACCGCGCGCGGCCGGACGCGGTGCAACACATGTTCGTCGTCAACTCGATGCACATGAAGGAGCATCCGACCTTCGTGCACTTCGCGAACAGCCTCGATCTCGTGCGCCAGCACAAGGCGACCTTCGAGCCGCGCATCGACCTGCCGGGCTTCATGGCGCGCCACGCGGATGCGGTCGTGTCGCATCACTGGGAAAACGCGCAGAACTACCTGTATTACGACGTGCTGCACGGCGGCTATCCGCTGATCCACAACTCGACGCTGCTCGGCGACGCCGGCTATTACTACCCGGATTTCGACTCCGCCGCGGGTGGCCGCGCGCTGCTCGACGCATGGCTGCATCACGACGAACGCCTCGACGACTACCGTGCGAAGACCGGCCGGCTGCTGCAGTCGGTCTCGATCGACAACCCCGCGAACCTCGACGCGTTCGTCTCGCGTCTGGTCGCCTGA
- a CDS encoding OmpA family protein — MNKLAFALALSAMALAACSTASGPTFSASELQPRDGVRTFQVDCHGLLSGPQTCMKAARKICGDQPVRAVDSARALRDKSDPATLVFQCGAAPAEAAATSAAEPAPAVVERVNLSGDALFATDHATLAPTARESLDRLLSERADRTYSLVTVTGFTDSVGSDDYNLALSQRRAESVAAYLKAHGLKTDTLTVTGRGKADPVASNATPEGRASNRRVEIRLQH, encoded by the coding sequence GTGAACAAACTCGCTTTTGCGCTCGCGCTTTCCGCAATGGCCCTCGCCGCGTGCTCGACCGCATCCGGCCCGACCTTCAGCGCCTCCGAACTGCAGCCGCGCGACGGCGTGCGCACGTTCCAGGTGGACTGCCACGGCCTGCTGTCCGGCCCGCAGACCTGCATGAAGGCCGCCCGCAAGATCTGCGGCGACCAGCCGGTGCGCGCCGTCGACTCGGCCCGTGCACTGCGCGACAAATCCGATCCCGCGACGCTGGTCTTCCAGTGCGGCGCCGCGCCGGCCGAAGCGGCTGCGACCTCGGCCGCCGAACCGGCGCCTGCCGTCGTCGAGCGCGTGAACCTGTCGGGCGACGCGCTGTTCGCGACCGACCACGCGACGCTCGCACCGACCGCACGCGAATCGCTCGACCGGCTGCTGAGCGAGCGCGCAGACCGCACGTACTCGCTGGTGACGGTCACCGGCTTTACGGACTCGGTGGGCAGCGACGACTACAACCTCGCGCTGTCGCAGCGCCGCGCCGAGTCCGTCGCCGCCTATCTGAAGGCGCACGGGCTGAAGACCGACACGCTGACGGTCACGGGCCGCGGCAAGGCCGATCCGGTCGCGTCCAACGCGACGCCCGAAGGCCGCGCCAGCAACCGCCGCGTCGAAATCCGGCTGCAGCACTGA